The genomic interval GGTTGCTGCTCATCGGCGTCGTGCTGACCGCCGGAACCGGGATCTTCGTCGCCGCCGAGTTCTCCCTCGTCGCGCTCGACCGGCATGACCTCGAGCGGCGCAGGTCCGAGGGCGCGCGCGGCCTCGACCGCGTGATTAAGGGTCTCGCGGTCACCTCGACGCACCTGTCCAGCGCGCAGCTCGGCATCACCCTGACCACGCTGCTCGCCGGGTACACCCTCGAGCCCGCGATCAGCGCCTTCCTCGACGCCCCGCTGGCGGGGCTCGGCGTCGCCGAGGAGTTCCGCCGCACGATCAGCGCGCCGATCGCGGTCGCGGTCGCGACCGTGTTCTCGATGATCGTCGGCGAGCTCGTCCCGAAGAACTTCGCCATCTCGAAGCCGCTCGCCACGGCGCGCATCGTGATGCCGGCGCAGGCCACGTTCACGACCGTGTTCAGACCGGCGGTCGCCCTGCTCAACGGCAGCGCGAACGGGATCCTGCGCTCCATCGGCATCGAGCCCAAGGAGGAGCTCTCCGGCGCCCGATCGGCGGAGGAGCTCTCCTCGCTCGTGCGCCACTCGGCGAGCGCCGGCCTGCTCGAGGCCGACACGGCGACGCTGCTCGACCGGACGCTGCGGTTCTCCGAGCTCACGGCCGGCGACGTCATGACGCCGCGCCTCAGGATCGAGAGCATCCAGAAGCTCGAGTCGGCGCAGGCCGTGCTCGAGCTCTCGGGTCGCACCGGCTACTCGCGGTTCCCGGTCATCGACGACGACCGGGACGACGTCGTCGGCGTGGTGCACGTCAAGCAGGCCGTGTCGGTGCCCCGCGCCAAGCGCTCGGAGGTGCCGGTCGCCGCGCTCGCCGAGGAGGTCCTCCGCGTGCCCGAGACGATCCGCCTGGACCAGCTGCTCGAAGAGCTGCGCTCCCGGGGGTTCCAGCTCGCCATCGTCGTCGACGAGTACGGCGGCACGGCGGGCATCGTCACTCTCGAGGATCTCGTGGAGGAGATCGTCGGCGAGGTCGCCGACGAGCACGATCGCGCGGCGGCCGGCGTGGTCGGCACGGCGGACGAGATGACCTTCCCCGCCGACCTGCGCCCCGACGAGGTGCGCGAGCAGACCGGGATCGAGATCCCCGAGGACGACGAGTACGACACGGTCGCCGGCTACGTGCTGCGCGAGCTCGGCCGTATCCCGGTGGCGGGCGACGAGGTCGGGCTGCCCGACGGCGGCACCCTGCGCATCGAGCGGATGGACGGACGCCGCGTCGCGCGGCTGCGCTACACGAGCGCCCCGCTGCCCGACGGGTCCGACGACGACTCCGAAGCCGCGGGGACCGATGGGGCGGGGGTGCGCGCATGAGCGACTGGGCAGGAATCGTCTGGCTCGTGGTGCTGCTCGCCGTGAACGCCTTCTTCGTCGGCGCCGAGTTCGCCGTGCTCTCGGCGCGGCGCTCGCAGATCGAGCCCCGCGCCGAGGCGGGCTCCAAGCGCGCGAGGACCGCCCTCTACGCGATGGAGCACGCGACCCTCATGCTCGCCACGAGCCAGCTGGGCATCACGGTCTGCTCGCTGCTCATCCTGAACGTGTCCGAGCCGGCGATCCACCACCTGCTCGAGGGGCCGCTCGAGTGGACGGGGCTCTCGCCCGAGGTCGTCGGGGTCGTCGCGTTCGTGCTCACCCTCGTCGGGGTGACCTACCTGCACGTCGTCTTCGGCGAGATGGTGCCGAAGAACGCGGCCTTCTCGATGCCCGACCAGGCGGTCCTCCTCCTCGCGCCGCCCCTCGTCGCGGTCTCGCGGGTGCTCCGCCACGTCATCGCGGCGCTCAACGCGATCGCGAACGGCGTGCTGCGCCTGTTCCGCGTCGAGCCGAAGTCGGAGACGAACAGCACCTTCACGCTCGAGGAGGTCGCGAGCATCGTGAGCCACTCGACGCGCGAGGGCGTGCTCGAGGATCGCAGCGGCGCGCTCTCGGCGGCGTTCGAGTTCACGGCGAAGCGCGCGGCCGACCTGCTCGTGCCGTTCGATCGCCTCGTCGTGCTGCCGGCAGGCTCGACGCCCGAGGACGTCGAGGCCGCCGTGGCGAAGCACGGCTTCTCGCGCTACCCGATCGCGGGGAGCGACGGCGAGCTCGACGGATACGTGCACATCAAGGATCTCGTGCGCCTCGGGGAGGACCGCATCGCGGAGCCCATCGCGGCGAAGCGGATCCGCGAGATGATCGCGCTGCACGCCCAGACGGAGCTCGAGGACGTGCTGGCGCGCATGCAGGAGCGGGGGATCCACCTCGCACGGATCTTCGAGAAGGACGGCACCGAGCTCGGCGTCGTCTTCCTCGAGGACGTCATCGAGGAGCTCGTCGGCGAGGTGCACGACGCGACGCGGCGCGGTCACGGACGGTAGCGGGGCCCGCCCGGGACCCCGAGAACCGGGACCCCGGGCGGGCGTCGGCGCACTGCGGCGCGACGTCGGCGCGCCGCTCGCGTCTCAGCGCGCGGAGAGCACCAGGTGCGCGCTGATCTCGTCGACCGGCAGGTCCGCGCCGCTCGTGAGCGGGCTGTCGGGGATGTCGAAGTCGAGGTCGAACTCGGCGCTCTCCTCGTCGAGCTTCGTGGGGGTGAGGCGCAGCTGCGCCTCCTGGTGCACGATGCCGTTGACGGAGAGCGTGCCGACCGCGGTCACCGTCGGGTCGCCGCCCTCGCGGCGCAGCACCGTCGGCTGCGTGAGGACGAACTTCGCCTCGGGGAACGCCGCGAGGCGCGCGCGCAGTTCGGCTCCCGTGATGACGCCGTCGTTGAGCACGAAGTAGCCGCTCGTCTCCACGTGCGCGGCGAAGGCCCCGGCGACCGAGCCGCCGATCTCCCCCTCGGCGGAGGTGAGCTCGGCGTCGGTGACGTCGTAGATCGTCACGACCGGCACCTCGAGCACGTCGGAGCCCGCCGCGGCCTGGAGCTCCGCGGCCTGCGCGCCGATGTCCGCCGCGGGGGAGCACCCCGTGAGGGCGAAGGGGAGCGCCGCCGATACGGTGGCCACGACGCCGAAGACGCGGACGGAGCGGCTCACTCGCGTGACGGACAATTCCTGCTCCTTCTGGGATCGACGGTACCCGGCGAGCCTACGCGCGCAAGGTGGGAGGCTCCCGGGAACCGTCGGGGAGTCCGAGGGGAGCGCGGCCTCAGCTCGCGAGCAGGCGCTCCAGCTGGGCGCCGACGCGCGCGAACTCGATGAGGAACGCGTCGTGGCCGAACGGCGAATCGATCCGGGTCGCGAGCCCGCCGTCGAGACTGCCGGGCGCGTGCCGCGCGATCTCGTCCTGCCCCTCGAGCGTGAACAGGCGGTCGCTCGGGATCCCGAGGACGAGCGTCGGGAGGTCGAGCGCGCCGAGCGCCGCGGCGACACCGCCGCGGCCCCGGCCGACGTCGTGGGAGTTCATCGCCTGCACGAGCGTCACGTAGCTTCCGGCGTCGAAGCGCCGGGTGAACTTGTTCCCGTGGAAGTCGAGGTAGGACTCGACGGCGAAGCGGCCGCCGCCGCCGAGCGGGCTCACCGCCGACTGCCACGAGCGGCCGAAGCGGTCGTCGAGCTCCGTGTGGCTGCGGTAGTTGAGCAGCGCGAGCCGCCGCGCCGTCGCGAGGCCGTGGTGGGGGCCGGTGCCGTCCGGGGCGTCGTAGTAGTGTCCGCCGCGGTAGAAGGGGTCGGAGCGGATCGCCTCGAGCTGCACGAGGTTCAGGCCGATCTGGTCCGCCGTCGTCACCGGGGGCGCCGCGATGACGGCGAGCCGGGAGAGACGATCGGGGTGGGCGATCGCCCACTCGAGCGCGTGCATGCCGCCCATGGAGCCCCCGATGACGGCGGCGAACCGCTCGATCCCGAGCTCGTCGGCGAAGCGGACGGCGGCGGCGACCTGGTCGCGGATCGTGAGGTAGGGGAACCTTCCGCCCCACTCGCGTCCGTTCGGGTCGAGGGATCCCGGGCCGGTCGAGCCCTGGCAGCCGCCGAGGACGTTCGGCGCCACGATGCAGTAGCGGTCGGTGTCGAGCGGCTTGCCCGGCCCGACGATCTCCGACCACCAGCCGTCCGTGGGGTGCCCGGGTCCCGCGGCGCCGACGAGGTGGCTGTCTCCGGTGAGCGCGTGGAAGACGAGGATCGCGTTGTCGCGCTGCGGGGCGAGCTCGCCGAACGTCTCGTACGCGATGCGGACCGCGGGCAGCTCCTCGCCCGCTTCGGTCGCGAAGGCGCCGATCGACGCGAAGCGGCGCTCGCCGACGGGATCGCCGTCCCGCCAGCCGCCCGAGATCGGCGGGCGCCCCATCAGCGCGCGCAGCTGCGCGTCGGTGATGAAGTCGGTCGGGAACGAGTCCTCGGGCGTCTGCCAATCCATAACCACCCATTGTGCCCGTCCGGGCGGGGCCGTGCGCGATTGTTACGCGCCGCGGCCCCGGGCCGGCTCAGGCCTGGGCGGACTGCGCGGCGACGACCTCGCGGGCGGCCGCGAAGCCGCGCTCGAGGTCGGCCGTGATGTCGTCGATGTGCTCGAGCCCCACCGAGAGGCGCACGAGCCCGGGGGTGACGCCGGCGGTGAGCTGCTGCTCGGGGGTGAGCTGCGAGTGGGTGGTCGACGCCGGGTGGATGATGAGCGAGCGCACGTCGCCGATGTTGGCGACGTGGCTGAAGAGCTCGACGTTCTCGACCACCGCGCGGCCCGCGTCGACGCCCCCCTTGAGCTCGAAGGCGAGCACCGCGCCGACGCCCTTCGGCGCGTAGCGGTTCGCGGCCGCGTACCAGGGGCTCGAGGGGAGCCCCGAGTAGTAGACCGTGGCGACGTCCTCGTGGGCGTCCAGCCACTCCGCGACCTCCTGGGCGTTCTGCACGTGCCGTTCGACGCGCAGCGACAGCGTCTCGATGCCCTGCAGCAGGAGCCAGGCGCTGTGCGGGGCGATCGAGGAGCCGAGGTCGCGCAGCAGCTGCACGCGCGCCTTGATGATGTAGGCGATGCCGTCGCCGACGGCGCCGGTGTAGCTGACGCCGTTGTAGGAGGGGTCGGGCTCGGTGAGGCCGGGGAAGCGGTCGACGTGCTCCGACCAGGGGAAGCGGCCGCCGTCGACGATCACGCCGCCGATGGTCGTGCCGTGGCCGCCGAGGAACTTCGTGGCGGAGTGCAGCACGATGTCGGCCCCGTGCTCCAGCGGGCGGACGAGGTAGGGGCTCGCGACCGTGTTGTCGATGATGAGCGGGACGTCGTTCTCATGGGCCACCTCGGCCACCGCGGCGATGTCGAGCACGTTGGAGCGCGGGTTCGCGATCGACTCGGCGAAGAAGAGCTTCGTGTTCGGGCGCACGGCGCGCTGCCAGGCCGCCGGGTCGTCCTGATCCTCGACGAAGGTGACCTCGATGCCGAGCTTGGCCAGCGAGTACTTGAAGAGGTTGTAGGTGCCGCCGTAGATGGAGCTCGAGGAGACGATGTGGTCGCCGGCGTTCGCGATGTTCAGCACGGCGAAGGTCGAGGCCGCCTGGCCGCTCGCGAGCAGCAGCGCCCCGGTGCCGCCCTCGAGGGCCGCGACCCGCTCCTCAACGACCGCCTGCGTCGGGTTCGTGATGCGCGTGTAGATGGGGCCGAGCTCGGCGAGCGCGAAGCGGTTCGCCGCCTGGGTCGTGTCGTCGAAGACGAAGGAGGTGGTCTGGTGGATCGGCACGGCGCGCGCGCCGGTCTCGTCGGGCTGCTGGCCCGCGTGGATCTGCTTGGTCTCGAAGCCCCAGGCGGTCTGGTCGGTCATGGAGTTGCTCCTCGGTGAGTCGGTCGTCGGGTGCCGCGGCCCCGTGCGCGGCGGGCGAGCACGCGACCCCTGCATCGTATCGGGAAGGGATACGTCGGGCGGATGTTCCTCGAGCGTACGGAGGGCCGCCGAGCGCGGCAACGGAGCGGGACACGCCGCGTAATGTTTGTATGCTCGAAGGGCGGGGCCGCGGCGGCCCGCGCCGGGTGGACGGAGGATCGGCATGGCGGATCGCGTGGTGGTGACCGGGGCGAGCTCGGGGATCGGAGCGGCGACCGTGCGCCGCTTCGCGGAGCTCGGGTGGGAGACCGTCGCGGTGGCGCGGCGCGCGGATCGGCTCCACGCCCTCGCCGCGGAGACCGGCGCGCACCCGGTCGTCTGCGATGTCACCGACGAGGCGCAGGTGGCCGCGATGGCCGCCGAGGTCGAGGCGACCGGAGGCGCGACCGGGCTCGTCAACAACGCCGGCGGCGCGCTCGGCACCGAGTCGGTCGAGTCCGCCTCGAACGACGACTGGCGGCGCATGTTCGAGGTCAATGTGCTCGGCCTGCGCACGGTCACGGCGGCGCTGCTGCCCGTGCTGCGCGCCGGCGCCGCGCACGGCGGCTGGGCCTCGATCCTGAACCTCACCTCGACGGCCGGGCTCGCCGCCTACGCCGGGGGCGGCGGGTACAACGCCGCGAAGTACGCGGCGCACGCCGTGACCGAGGTGCTGCGGCTCGAGCTCGCCGGCGAGCCGATCCGGGTGATGGAGCTCGCCCCCGGCCTCGTGCACACCGAGGAGTTCACCCTGAACCGCCTGCGCGGCGACGCGGCCGGGGCGCGCAAGCCCTACGAGGACGTCGTCCCGCTCACCGCCGAGGACGTCGCGCGGGTGCTCGTCGGCGCCTTCGTCCAGCCGCCGCACGTCAACCAGGACCTCATCGTGCTGCGCCCCGTCGCGCAGTCGAGCGTCTTCCACACGCACCGCGGGCCGCTCGCCCCGAAGGCGGGCTGAGCCGGTGGCGATGGGACTGGCGGAGCTCGCGGAGCACGGGCACGTCGCGCCGGACTGGGCGGAGGCGCTCGCGCCGATGTCGGAGAGCCTGGCCGAGCTCGGCCGCTTCCTGAACGAGGAGCGCGCGGCCGGGCAGCGGATCCTCCCCGCGGGCGATCGCATCCTCGCGGCGTTCCGCCGGCCCCTGGCCGACGTGCGGGTGCTCATCGTCGGGCAGGATCCCTACCCCACCCCGGGCCATCCGATCGGGCTCTCCTTCGCGACCGCGCCCGAGGTGCGGCCGATCCCGCGCAGCCTGCAGAACATCTACCGGGAGCTGCAGGACGACCTCGGCATCCCGCCGGCACCGCACGGCGACCTGACCGCCTGGGCCGATCACGGGGTGATGCTGCTCAACCGGGTGCTCACGGTGCGCGCCGGCGCCCCCGCGTCCCATCGGCGGCGCGGCTGGGAGGCGTTCACCGAGCACGCGATCCGCGCCCTCGTCGCCCGCGGCGGACCCCTGGTCGCGATCCTGTGGGGCAACGACGCGCGGGGGCTCGCACCGCTGCTCGGCGACGTGCCGCGCGTCGAGAGCCCGCATCCCTCGCCGCTGTCCGCCTCGCGCGGCTTCTTCGGCTCGCGGCCGTTCAGCCGAGCGAACTCGGCGCTCGAGGCGCAGGGCGCGCCGCCCGTCGACTGGCGCCTCCCGACGCCCGGCACCCCCTGAGCGGTCCCCGGCGCGGGTGACGGCGACGGGGTCGGCGCCGGCACGGGTCGGGCCCGGGAGCGGATGCGCCGGGGCGCCGCGCGAGCTCGCCTAGCCGCGCAGGGCGAGGCCCGCCGCGGCCTCGAGCACGAGGAGCGCCGCCAGGCGCACCGTGCGGCCGTCGGGCGCGTCGGCGCTCGCGTCGACCTCGGCGATGTCGACGCCCCGCACGCGCGGGTCGGCGGCGAGCAGCCGGGTGAGGCGGCGCAGCTCGTGCGCCTGGAGGCCGCCGGGGAGCGACGCCGGGCACGCCGGCGCGACGGCGCGATCGCAGACGTCGACGTCGAGGTCCACATGGATCGGACCGCCCGCCGCGCCCGCGATCGCGAGCGCCTCGGCGGCGACCTCGGCGAGCGGGCGCTCGTGCAGCTCGTCGCGGTGCACGACGGTGATCCCGAGCTCGCGCGCCCGCGAGCGGTACGCCCGCGAGTTCGCGAAGTCCGCGATGCCGATCTGCACGACGCGGCGCGGATCGAGCCCGGCCTCGACGAGCCGCCGCACGGGCGAGCCGTTGCTGCGGCCGTCGCGCAGATCGTGGTGGGCGTCGAGCGTGATGAGTCCGGCGGTCCCGATCGCGTCGCCCCAGACGCCGAGCGCCGCGGGCACCGTGAGCGCGTTGTCCCCGCCGAGCGCGACCACGAGGCGCGCGCAGGAGCCGAGTCCCGCGATCCGTCGGGCGGCCCGGGCCTCCCCGGCATCGGTGTCCGGGTCCTCGGCATCGCCCGCGTCGACGATCGCGAGCGCCTCGTCGATCACGAGCTCCGGCTCCGCCCCGCGCTCGGCGGGGGAGCCCGGCGCCGAGAGGTGGCCCGCGTAGCGCCGCAGCGCGGCGCGGATCGCCCCGGGCGTCGCGTCCGCGCCGGTGGGGGAGAGCGACGTCCGCGCCGTCGGCACCCCGATGAGGGCGAGGTCGAGCGGACCGGAGACGTCCTCCGCGGGCGGCCAGCCGCCCGTGCGCGGCCAGGAGGGGTCGTGGGGGAGCTGGGGCTGGGGCATCGTCGTTCCGTTCCTGCCGCTCGGCGTCGGGTCGTGCGGCCAGCCTGCCACGGCGCGGCGCGGGCGTCGGCGCCCCGAGGGCGGTGCTGTCCGGGATCCCGGACAATTGCGCGGTGCGGGGTCCGCCGCGCCCGCCGCGCATGCGCTGGAATCGAGGCATGACCCAGCACGCATCCCCTGCGCCCCGCGCCGTCCTCCTCGGAGCGGCCCCGCTCACCGTCGCCGACGTCGTCGCCGTGGCGCGCGACGAGTCGCCCGTCGCGATCGCGCCCGAAGCGCTCGAGCGCGTCGCCGCGAGCCGCGCGGTCGTCGAGGACCTCGCGAACGACACCCGTCCCCACTACGGCGTCTCGACCGGATTCGGCGCGCTCGCCAAGGTGCAGATCCCCGCGCCGAAGCGGCAGCAGCTGCAGCGGAGCCTCATCCGCTCGCACGCGGCTGGCACCGGCGCGGAGGTCGAGCGCGAGGTCGTCCGCGCGCTCATGCTGCTGCGCCTGAACACGCTCGTGACGGGGCGCACCGGCGTCCGCCCCGCCGTGGCCGAGAGCTACGCCGCGATCCTGAACGCCGGCATCGCCCCCGTCGTCCACGAGTACGGCTCGCTCGGCTGCTCGGGCGACCTCAGCCCCCTCGCCCACTGCGCGCTCACGGTCATGGGGGAGGGCGAGGTGCGGGTGTCGCGCGACCCGCGCGCCGCGACCGTGCCCGCGGCGGAGGCGCTCGCCGCCGCCGGCATCGCCCCGCTCGTGCTCGCCGAGAAGGAGGGTCTCGCGCTCATCAACGGCACGGACGGCATGCTCGGCATGCTCTGCCTCGCGCTGCACGACCTCTCGGGGCTGCTCCGCGTCGCCGACATCGCCGCCGCCGCGAGCGTCGAGGCCCTCACCGGCACCGACGCCGTCTTCGCGGCGGACCTCCAGGCGCTGCGCCCCCATCCCGGGCAGGCCGCCGCGGCGGCGAACATGCGCCGCGTGCTCGCGGGGTCCGCGCTCGTGCAGCGGCCCCGCGCGGGCGAGTTCACCCGGGTGCAGGACGCGTACTCGCTGCGCTGTGCTCCGCAGGTGCACGGCGCCGCGCGCGACACGGTCGCGCACGCCGAGCGGGTCGCCGGGATCGAGCTCGTCTCGGCGATCGACAACCCGGTCGTGCTCCCCGACGGCCGCGTCGAGTCGAACGGCAACTTCCACGGCGCCCCCGTCGGCTACGTGCTCGACTTCCTCGCGATCGCCGTCGCCGACGTCGCGAGCATCTCCGAGCGCCGCACCGACCGCTTCCTCGACGTCGCGCGCAACCACGGCCTGCCGCCGTTCCTCGCCGCCGATCCCGGGCTCGACTCCGGCCTCATGATCGCGCAGTACACGGCCGCGGGGATCGTCTCCGAGCTCAAGCGGCTCGCCGCGCCGGCCTCGGTCGACTCCATCCCCTCCTCCGCGATGCAGGAGGACCACGTCTCCATGGGCTGGGCCGCGGGGCGGAAGCTGCGCCGCGCCGTCGACGGCCTCGCGCGGGTGCTCGGGATCGAGCTGCTCGCATCGACGCGCGCGCTCGACTTCCGCGCCGCGGACGGCGCGGGGGAGCCCGCGCCGGCGACCGGGGCGGTGCACCGGCTCTTCCGCACCCGGATCCCCGCGCCCGAGACCGACGCGTTCCTCTCGCCCGCGATCGCCGCGGCCCACGGCTTCGTCTCGGACGGGGCCGTGCTCGCCGCGGTGGAGGAGGCTGCGGCGGGCCGGCTCGTCTGACCGCGGTGCACGGGTAGGCTGCGAGCGTGAGCACCCCGAAGGCTCCGGCCGCCGACCAGACGCTCAGGATCCTGAGCCTCCTCGCATCCTCGCGCGGCCCGCAGCCGGCCAGCATGATCGCGCAGCGGCTCGGGCTGCCGCGCTCCACGGTCTACCAGCTCCTGCAGACGCTGCAGGAGCACGGCTTCGCGATGCACCTCCCCGACGAACGCCGCTACGGGCTCGGGATCGCCGCCGTCGAGCTGAGCTCGGCCTATGCGAGGCAGGAGCCGCTCGCCCGGCTCGGGGGCCCGCTCGTGGCCGCGCTCGTCGACCGCGTGCGGCTCAGCGGGCACCTCGCCGTGCCGCACGGCCGCGACGTGCTCTACGTCATCGAGGAGCGCGCACCGGGATCCCCATCGCTCGTCACGGGCGTCGACGTCCGGTTGCCGATGCCCCTCACCGCGAGCGGCCGGGCGATCCTCGCGGTGCTGCCGAAGGCGCAGCTGCGCGCGCTCTTCCCCGACCGCGCGGCGTTCGTGCGGAGGCGCGGCACCGACGATCCCCGAGCCCCGGGGAACGACGGCGCAGGGGTCGAGGCCGGAGCGCGAGGCGCGGCCGGCGCGGCCGCTCCCGCGCGGGATCCCGAGATCGACCGCTACTCGCGCCTGCGCGCGGTGCTCGACGAGACGCGCACCCGCGGCTACGCGATCGAGCGCGGCTCGGTGACCGAGGGCCTCGCCTCGATCGGCTCGCCCGTGCTCGACCACCGCGGCTGGCCCGTCGCGGCCATCGCGCTCACCTTCCCCGAGCGGGAGGTCGACGCGGACCGGCTCCCCGGGCTCGCCGCGGAGGTGCGCGCGGCAGCGGACACGCTCTCCGCGCGGATCCACGGCCGCGGGGCGGTCCGCTGACGCGCCGCGGGTGGTGTAGACTTGTCCGCTGTACTTCGGCGAGGGGCCTCAGCGCCCGTAATCGACGCGGGACGGACTGCCTCAGCGGGCCATCTTGCCGCGTTCCGACGCGAGTGCGAGACACCAATCCCGGCGGCCAGACCGCCCTCATTGGGCGAGAGCCCGCAAGGAGAATCACTATGAGCGAGAAGAACCAGCTCGTCGGCACCCCCCGCGAGAACTTCGGCAAGGGCGCGGCCCGCAAGCTCCGCGCCGCGGGCCACACCCCGGCGGTCGTCTACGGCCACGGCACCGACCCCGTGCACGTCTCGGTCGAGACCCACCCGCTCAGCCTCATCGTGCGCCACGCGAACGCGGTCATCGAGCTCGACCTCTCGGGCAAGACCCAGCTCGTGCTCGTGAAGGACGTGCAGAAGGATCCGGTGCGCCAGATCATCGAGCACGTCGATCTGCTCGTCGTCAAGAAGGGCGAGACCGTCGACGTCGAGGTCCCGATCCACGTCGAGGGCGAGTCCTTCTCCGGCACCAACGCGCTGCAGGAGCTCAACACGATCCACCTGAGCGTTCCCGCGACCGCGATCCCCGAGAACGTCGTCGTGAGCGTCGAGGGCCTCGAGGAGGGTGCGCAGGTGCTCGCCGGCGCCGTCGAGCTCCCCAAGGGCGCGTCGCTCATCGGCGATCCCGAGCAACTCGTCGTGAACATCGTCGTGCCGCGCGGCGCCGCGGGCGACGACGCCGAGGAGGCCTCGGAGGACGCCGCGGCCGAGTAGGCGGCGCGCGACGACGGCCCGCCGGCCCGGTGCCCAGGCACCCGGCCGGCGGGCCGTTTCTCGCTTCCCGGGGCGCTGCTCGCCGCCCCGCGCGCGGTCGCGCGTCGTCGCGGCGTGCGCACGCGCTCGGCGCGCGTCGGAGGTCGCTGCGACAATGGAACGCGGGAGAGGGAGCGGATGTTCTGGCGGAGACGGAAAGAAGCGGAGGATCGGGTGTCCGAAGACGGCTGGTTGATCGTGGGGCTCGGCAATCCCGGCGCGAAGTACGAGGCCACGCGGCACAACGTCGGCCAGATGGCGCTCGACGTGCTCGCCGAGCGCATCGGCGCGCGGTTCTCCCCGCATCGGACGGGGGCACGCATCGCCGAGGGCCGGCTGCGCCCCGGCGCGCCGAAGCTCGTGCTGGCGAAGTCGAACGGCTACATGAACACCTCGGGCGGCCCGGTCTCGGCGCTCGCGAAGTACTTCGGCATCCCCGCCGGGCGCGTCGTCGTGCTGCACGACGAGCTCGATCTGCCGTTCGACACGGTGAAGCTCAAGCAGGGCGGCGGGCACGGCGGCCATAACGGCCTGCGCGACATCGCGAAGGCGCTCGCGACCCCCGAGTTCCTGCGCGTGCGGATCGGGATCGGCCGCCCGCCCGGCCAGCAGGACCCCGCGGACTTCGTGCTGAAGCCCTTCGGGTCGACGGAGCGCCAGAACCTCCCCGTGCTGCTCGAGGACGCGGCCGACGCCGCGGAGTCGCTCGTCGAGGACGGGCTGCTCGCCGCGCAGCAGCGCTTCCACGGACGGACCGCGAAGTGAGCCTGCAGGGGATCGATCGGCTGCTCGAGGCCTCGCCCTCCTTCGCGCGCGCGCTCGACGCCGCGAATGGCGACGCCGAGTTCTCGGCGGCGGAGGGGCTGCGCGCGCCGCTCGTGGCCGGTCTGCTCCGCCGCAGGCGCGAGGCGGGGGATCGCGGCGCCCTCCTCG from Leucobacter allii carries:
- a CDS encoding hemolysin family protein produces the protein MNEWWLLLIGVVLTAGTGIFVAAEFSLVALDRHDLERRRSEGARGLDRVIKGLAVTSTHLSSAQLGITLTTLLAGYTLEPAISAFLDAPLAGLGVAEEFRRTISAPIAVAVATVFSMIVGELVPKNFAISKPLATARIVMPAQATFTTVFRPAVALLNGSANGILRSIGIEPKEELSGARSAEELSSLVRHSASAGLLEADTATLLDRTLRFSELTAGDVMTPRLRIESIQKLESAQAVLELSGRTGYSRFPVIDDDRDDVVGVVHVKQAVSVPRAKRSEVPVAALAEEVLRVPETIRLDQLLEELRSRGFQLAIVVDEYGGTAGIVTLEDLVEEIVGEVADEHDRAAAGVVGTADEMTFPADLRPDEVREQTGIEIPEDDEYDTVAGYVLRELGRIPVAGDEVGLPDGGTLRIERMDGRRVARLRYTSAPLPDGSDDDSEAAGTDGAGVRA
- the metX gene encoding homoserine O-acetyltransferase MetX, which produces MDWQTPEDSFPTDFITDAQLRALMGRPPISGGWRDGDPVGERRFASIGAFATEAGEELPAVRIAYETFGELAPQRDNAILVFHALTGDSHLVGAAGPGHPTDGWWSEIVGPGKPLDTDRYCIVAPNVLGGCQGSTGPGSLDPNGREWGGRFPYLTIRDQVAAAVRFADELGIERFAAVIGGSMGGMHALEWAIAHPDRLSRLAVIAAPPVTTADQIGLNLVQLEAIRSDPFYRGGHYYDAPDGTGPHHGLATARRLALLNYRSHTELDDRFGRSWQSAVSPLGGGGRFAVESYLDFHGNKFTRRFDAGSYVTLVQAMNSHDVGRGRGGVAAALGALDLPTLVLGIPSDRLFTLEGQDEIARHAPGSLDGGLATRIDSPFGHDAFLIEFARVGAQLERLLAS
- a CDS encoding SDR family NAD(P)-dependent oxidoreductase; its protein translation is MADRVVVTGASSGIGAATVRRFAELGWETVAVARRADRLHALAAETGAHPVVCDVTDEAQVAAMAAEVEATGGATGLVNNAGGALGTESVESASNDDWRRMFEVNVLGLRTVTAALLPVLRAGAAHGGWASILNLTSTAGLAAYAGGGGYNAAKYAAHAVTEVLRLELAGEPIRVMELAPGLVHTEEFTLNRLRGDAAGARKPYEDVVPLTAEDVARVLVGAFVQPPHVNQDLIVLRPVAQSSVFHTHRGPLAPKAG
- a CDS encoding hemolysin family protein — translated: MSDWAGIVWLVVLLAVNAFFVGAEFAVLSARRSQIEPRAEAGSKRARTALYAMEHATLMLATSQLGITVCSLLILNVSEPAIHHLLEGPLEWTGLSPEVVGVVAFVLTLVGVTYLHVVFGEMVPKNAAFSMPDQAVLLLAPPLVAVSRVLRHVIAALNAIANGVLRLFRVEPKSETNSTFTLEEVASIVSHSTREGVLEDRSGALSAAFEFTAKRAADLLVPFDRLVVLPAGSTPEDVEAAVAKHGFSRYPIAGSDGELDGYVHIKDLVRLGEDRIAEPIAAKRIREMIALHAQTELEDVLARMQERGIHLARIFEKDGTELGVVFLEDVIEELVGEVHDATRRGHGR
- a CDS encoding uracil-DNA glycosylase, whose translation is MAMGLAELAEHGHVAPDWAEALAPMSESLAELGRFLNEERAAGQRILPAGDRILAAFRRPLADVRVLIVGQDPYPTPGHPIGLSFATAPEVRPIPRSLQNIYRELQDDLGIPPAPHGDLTAWADHGVMLLNRVLTVRAGAPASHRRRGWEAFTEHAIRALVARGGPLVAILWGNDARGLAPLLGDVPRVESPHPSPLSASRGFFGSRPFSRANSALEAQGAPPVDWRLPTPGTP
- a CDS encoding bifunctional o-acetylhomoserine/o-acetylserine sulfhydrylase — protein: MTDQTAWGFETKQIHAGQQPDETGARAVPIHQTTSFVFDDTTQAANRFALAELGPIYTRITNPTQAVVEERVAALEGGTGALLLASGQAASTFAVLNIANAGDHIVSSSSIYGGTYNLFKYSLAKLGIEVTFVEDQDDPAAWQRAVRPNTKLFFAESIANPRSNVLDIAAVAEVAHENDVPLIIDNTVASPYLVRPLEHGADIVLHSATKFLGGHGTTIGGVIVDGGRFPWSEHVDRFPGLTEPDPSYNGVSYTGAVGDGIAYIIKARVQLLRDLGSSIAPHSAWLLLQGIETLSLRVERHVQNAQEVAEWLDAHEDVATVYYSGLPSSPWYAAANRYAPKGVGAVLAFELKGGVDAGRAVVENVELFSHVANIGDVRSLIIHPASTTHSQLTPEQQLTAGVTPGLVRLSVGLEHIDDITADLERGFAAAREVVAAQSAQA
- a CDS encoding arginase family protein — protein: MPQPQLPHDPSWPRTGGWPPAEDVSGPLDLALIGVPTARTSLSPTGADATPGAIRAALRRYAGHLSAPGSPAERGAEPELVIDEALAIVDAGDAEDPDTDAGEARAARRIAGLGSCARLVVALGGDNALTVPAALGVWGDAIGTAGLITLDAHHDLRDGRSNGSPVRRLVEAGLDPRRVVQIGIADFANSRAYRSRARELGITVVHRDELHERPLAEVAAEALAIAGAAGGPIHVDLDVDVCDRAVAPACPASLPGGLQAHELRRLTRLLAADPRVRGVDIAEVDASADAPDGRTVRLAALLVLEAAAGLALRG